From Juglans regia cultivar Chandler chromosome 8, Walnut 2.0, whole genome shotgun sequence, the proteins below share one genomic window:
- the LOC108991155 gene encoding phosphoenolpyruvate carboxylase kinase 1 codes for MCEALKKNYQLCEEIGRGKFGTISRCFHSISGDFFACKIIDKRSLADATDRECLENEPKIMTLLTPHPNIVKLFDIFENDDFLCMVMELCEPFTLYDMIIQRTLSEHQAALLMKQLLEALSQCHKLGIVHRDIKPENLLFDGRNNLKMADFGSAVWLPEGRSVKGVVGTPYYVAPEVLMGWEYNEKVDVWSAGVILYIMLAGVPPFYGESAAEIFEAVLRGNLRFPTRIFRTVSPAAKDLVRKMVCRDLSRRLSAEQALRHPWILNEGKAMQ; via the exons ATGTGTGAGGCATTGAAGAAAAACTACCAGCTGTGTGAGGAAATTGGCCGTGGCAAATTCGGCACAATATCGCGATGCTTTCACTCGATCTCCGGTGACTTCTTCGCCTGCAAAATCATTGACAAAAGATCTCTCGCTGATGCCACCGACCGTGAATGCCTCGAGAACGAGCCCAAGATCATGACCCTTCTCACTCCCCACCCCAACATCGTCAAACTCTTCGACATCTTCGAGAACGACGACTTTCTCTGCATGGTAATGGAGCTCTGCGAACCCTTTACTCTGTACGACATGATAATCCAAAGAACTCTTTCTGAGCACCAAGCTGCTTTGCTTATGAAGCAACTTCTCGAGGCTTTATCTCAGTGTCACAAACTAGGGATTGTGCATAGAGATATCAAGCCGGAGAACTTATTGTTCGATGGAAGGAACAATCTGAAAATGGCGGATTTTGGGTCGGCTGTGTGGTTACCGGAGGGGAGGAGCGTGAAAGGGGTCGTGGGAACGCCGTATTATGTGGCGCCGGAGGTGTTGATGGGGTGGGAGTACAATGAGAAGGTAGATGTGTGGAGTGCTGGGGTCATTTTATACATAATGTTGGCGGGGGTTCCGCCGTTTTACGGCGAGTCGGCGGCAGAGATTTTTGAGGCGGTGTTAAGGGGGAACTTGAGGTTTCCGACGAGGATCTTCCGGACGGTGTCGCCGGCGGCAAAGGACTTGGTGAGGAAGATGGTTTGTAGGGATCTGTCAAGAAGGTTATCTGCAGAGCAAGCATTGA GGCACCCATGGATCCTAAACGAAGGAAAAGCTATGCAGTAG